From the Pyrenophora tritici-repentis strain M4 chromosome 5, whole genome shotgun sequence genome, the window TGCGCTTCCTATGCTAAGGGTTGCCCTGTTCAAATACCCCAAGACGACTAAGAGTAGATCCATAGCCCTTCAATATATCCTCATTGTATAGTCTTTTGGGGTTAGGATGTTGTACTCTTAAGATTATGTTAAGATCAGAAGATATGCTGTCCACGAGCAGACTGTTCCCGAACAGGCAACCGCAGTGAAGCACTAACACTCGCTTATCTTATCGTAAACCCTGCACAAAAGTTACCCAACCCCACACAGTTCTTTCTATTCAGATCAATCACATATCAACTGCAATTGACCATGGCCGAACAAGCAACTGAAGAAGATATCCTCCTTGCTAAGCGTATCATCTCGGCGGCAGAGCGTCATGATGTACCGGCATTGAACATCTTGCTCAAAGACGGCTCAGCCAACGTCCAGGACCCCACCGCGACAGTCGCAACATCGCCACTCCACGCAGCAATTGCAGCATGCGGGAAAGCCGAGGAGGGAAAAGAGGCGAGTGATGCGGCAGTCCAAACGGTGGAAATTTTGCTCCAAAATGGCGCTATCTGGAACGACTTGAACAAGGAGGACGAAACACCAGGTTGCATTGCGCTCCGCCTAGGCCAAAAGAAAATCTACGACATGATGGTCGAAGCCGGTGTACGTGCCGAGATTCTCTTTGCGCGACTGGAAGCCCTGGGTATGGGTGAGGCTGCCTCAGACGCCGAGGAAGACGCGGAAATTCGTGAAGAACAGCCAGCAGCCAAAAAGCAAAAGGTTTCCACTGAGGAAGCCAAGCCCGTCGAGCAGCCAGAGCCCGAGGCCCATGATCCAGCTGGCATGGACGATGTTTCTCTAGACAACAAAGCATACCTCAAGAGTCAGCTGCGGTACAAACCAGGCATCCTGCTTGACGAATCCGACAATGCCGTCATGATGGACTGGGAAACGCAAATCATGCAGCGCCACGCCGAGACGCTGATTCCCAAAAAGGGACTTCGTACTATGAACGTAGGGCACGGGATGGGTATTGTGGACACGGCAATTCTTACACATGATCCCGCTGAGCACCACATCGTTGAGGCGCATCCTCAGGTGCACCAGCGCCTCCGCGAACAGGGCTGGTACGACAAGCCCAATGTCAAGATCCACGAGGGGAGGTGGCAGGATGTGCTTCCTAAGCTGGTGGAGCAGGGCGTTGTGCTAGATGCTATTTACTATGACACTTTTGCCGAGGACTACAAGGCGCTCAAGGAGTTCTTTGCAGAGTACGTGGTTGAGCTTTTGGCTAAAGATGGCAAGTTCGGGTGGTATAACGGGTTGGGCGCTGATAGACAGATTTGCTATGATGTTTACACAATGGTACGTGGTATTTGGAGATCATTCACGAGGAAAAATGGAACACTGACTTGCATATAGGTTGCTGAGATGGATCTGTTCGAGGCGGGTTTCGATACAGCATGGGAGGATATCAATGTTCCGTCTGGGTTACATGGCAG encodes:
- a CDS encoding Ank-2 domain containing protein — protein: MAEQATEEDILLAKRIISAAERHDVPALNILLKDGSANVQDPTATVATSPLHAAIAACGKAEEGKEASDAAVQTVEILLQNGAIWNDLNKEDETPGCIALRLGQKKIYDMMVEAGVRAEILFARLEALGMGEAASDAEEDAEIREEQPAAKKQKVSTEEAKPVEQPEPEAHDPAGMDDVSLDNKAYLKSQLRYKPGILLDESDNAVMMDWETQIMQRHAETLIPKKGLRTMNVGHGMGIVDTAILTHDPAEHHIVEAHPQVHQRLREQGWYDKPNVKIHEGRWQDVLPKLVEQGVVLDAIYYDTFAEDYKALKEFFAEYVVELLAKDGKFGWYNGLGADRQICYDVYTMVAEMDLFEAGFDTAWEDINVPSGLHGSDQWTGTRRPYWTIDVYRLPVNTFIK